From Sulfurirhabdus autotrophica:
CTGGTGCGCAATTTATCCCGGGTAAATTCTTCGCGATTCCCATTCTGTTTGACGATTTGCGGCATGCGCAACTCAGCCGTCTCATAGGTGGTAAATCGCTTATTGCAGGCCGTGCAGCGACGACGACGGCGTATGCTATCGCCTTCCTCGCTAACGCGGGAGTCAATCACCTGTGTGTCGACATCGCCACAAAATGGGCATTTCATATGCGGTTAATCCACACTGCACATAATATTTTCATTTGGTGATTCGACAACACACGGTTAGTCCGCGATTAAAATCAAGCACCGTAAACCGGGAACCTGGCACACATAGCGGTTACTTCCTTTGCCACGCGAGCCAGAACAGCTTCATCTGTTGGCGCATCCAGCACATCGGCGATCAGATTGGATAGCTGCTCCGCTTCAATTTCCCTGAAGCCACGTGTTGTCATGGCTGGCGTACCAATGCGGATACCACTGGTGACAAACGGCTTTTGCGGATCGTTTGGAATCGCGTTCTTATTCACTGTGATATGCGCCAGTCCCAAAGCAGCTTCAGCTTCCTTACCGGTAATATTCTTTGAACGCAGGTCTACCAGGAACAAATGTGAATCTGTACGGCCGGAAACAATACGCAAACCACGCTCCTGCAACACTTTTGCCATTACGCGGGCGTTATCGATCACCTGTTCCTGGTAAAGTTTGAACTCTGGGCTGGCCGCTTCTTTGAATGCAATCGCCTTGGCCGCAATGACGTGCATCAGCGGACCACCCTGGGTCGCAGGGAAAATAGCCGAATTCAAGGCTTTTTCATGTTCAATCTTCGCCAGAATAATCCCACCGCGCGGTCCGCGCAGGGTTTTATGGGTGGTGCTGGTCACAAAATCAGCAATACCCACAGGGCTTGGGTACATACCTGCAGCAATCAGGCCAGCATAGTGCGCCATATCCACAAATAAATAAGCGCCCACTTTATCCGCAATTGCGCGAAAACGTTTCCAGTCAATGACCAGAGAATAAGCAGATGCACCAGCCACAACCATCTTGGGCTTGTGCTCCAAAGCCAGGCGTTCTACTTCATCATAATCAATGGCTTCTGTTTCCGGATGCAAACCGTATGTCACAGCATTATAGATTTTGCCGCTAAAATTCACTGACGCGCCATGAGTCAAGTGACCGCCATGGGCCAGAGACATACCCAGAATGGTATCGCCCGGCTTCAGCACAGAGAAATAAACCGCCGCATTGGCTTGCGAACCGGAATGGGGTTGCACGTTGGCGTATTCAGCGCCAAACAGCGCTTTTACGCGATCAATGG
This genomic window contains:
- the glyA gene encoding serine hydroxymethyltransferase; the encoded protein is MFSAQQTIKSFDPELWRAMEDERQRQEDHIELIASENYTSCAVMEAQGSVLTNKYAEGYPGKRYYGGCEYVDVAEQLAIDRVKALFGAEYANVQPHSGSQANAAVYFSVLKPGDTILGMSLAHGGHLTHGASVNFSGKIYNAVTYGLHPETEAIDYDEVERLALEHKPKMVVAGASAYSLVIDWKRFRAIADKVGAYLFVDMAHYAGLIAAGMYPSPVGIADFVTSTTHKTLRGPRGGIILAKIEHEKALNSAIFPATQGGPLMHVIAAKAIAFKEAASPEFKLYQEQVIDNARVMAKVLQERGLRIVSGRTDSHLFLVDLRSKNITGKEAEAALGLAHITVNKNAIPNDPQKPFVTSGIRIGTPAMTTRGFREIEAEQLSNLIADVLDAPTDEAVLARVAKEVTAMCARFPVYGA